A section of the Kluyveromyces lactis strain NRRL Y-1140 chromosome F complete sequence genome encodes:
- the IRC20 gene encoding E3 ubiquitin-protein ligase IRC20 (similar to uniprot|Q06554 Saccharomyces cerevisiae YLR247C Hypothetical ORF), with the protein MTTDEAKFPTGSAVEWKLLEKDVEFIEGGVSGFAFNESLQPCESLEKKATSKLQTVPILDWELRFGDFSSSKGFKQVSVSLKFERNEEDDKTWIHFYHDSWFLGKWNCTEWSPQFKQVIECCEVKAKEVETWHELVRAAEEQEKQESLAKKSRKKRRKVTPRDPTSYRYKDLKLHPLVMLIDSSGNWMVKIQFSLFCTINDANSFGMETNKLLGDLFLEKDPQYICNGGEFAPGRAKEPFDSLVVSYSKKALRKDVVIAVPKALDVTLMPFQMESIDWMLRKEGFYDEPLERITTREQLMFFLNEHISYGYEYMPINDSFWNKLTGYILPMEEAWKIYEEWFSDPSSGKKARGVLADEMGLGKTIEILTLISTNVRNLSNESSSFVSPINEKEVRRVKTNLIVCPESILQQWIDEIDLHINKKVSDFKVFHYEGFEKTRNKFNTDSPAEIVELMSQYDVVICSYYTMSAEVHYAEFSKIQRPSRDSTRRYDYTSPLSIMEFHRVILDEAQLLGGGMTNASRCTSLIHRVHTWGVSGTPVEWYFHIRDIFVYLQIHPFQVLDQNVVNAVCTSNAFHRANYAENPENYTHLGHVIPDENWNGVRGCKFEPEEIMDIFPKFNLAIRHRKKDVQDQIKIPPQINYMVPVEFNPIEQDNYAHMWNSFLADSGYDPRGNGAVNIDRMELSRWLNRLRMICCHASLLKDDISDFNYHPWRENDELKDMDAILATMKDEVLDRIHTLQRENYSLQLESGQVKMEIDEDFEDAANIFQKNIKDITDDLKNVYGIHDFLKLNNENSSMSSVKDANNIRLLLQSLHQAYFFLATSYYQLGSKKLEDIDAENEAEVNKVSSPKKNNNTNNNKNKNKKNPAKENDPKQYSDIFTVDQLATINKFQELEKENYEIAEKLRREMLHERIFDVDAEINKVRDWLMNKKVVRKMLLDSIVSNKSNFGNVLGETLGFRKISTLFHILNQQSKQFNRLIKDLEVMSYNTIVKDYENVEDAEKSKEYEKSVDEQDKVFSLLDVLERLLKNRDDAVASETSLEPFKPEVAIAEVDSKFHEELLKSIVFCDGSSLKMLLNEAENDKPMKNYLSSSKLAHHNIQEFINCYEMEITRVMRENQELRNILKKFNDIYNAKTNYYSYLQRISDSLVPLSELNATTRNNIIKKVTRGHDYDDNCKVINNLESRVRYLDTLGQLKTAIANGENISCAVCYSDIYTGSILKCGHFFCKDCVTHWFKKNTSCPMCKNRMSSSEVYHFKFREEELKEEDDTDNPEQVTKDDDQTNSSSDGNDTTHEEDTEAVITRKYTKFPRLTEVDKVMLDNTWGAKVDQVMKLILYIKQQHLEKEPHKKNPQIVIFSSHSAFLSILSTLLTAHNVTHARPLRNTKFAKAVDTFRKDPNCTCLLLNVHSQSTGLTLVNARHLILLEPIMDSSTEAQAISRIHRIGQKDVTYVWNFMVRNTVEESIMKYKAVLEGKKKKKTEELRASGSKISVEEAEQEIERNFSMDNITEDDSEGKTHLWHCLFENCI; encoded by the coding sequence ATGACAACTGACGAGGCTAAGTTTCCTACAGGTTCTGCTGTTGAATGGAAACTCCTGGAGAAGGATGTTGAGTTTATAGAAGGTGGCGTGTCTGGATTTGCTTTTAACGAGTCGTTACAGCCGTGCGAATCGTTAGAGAAGAAAGCTACCAGTAAACTTCAAACTGTCCCCATTTTGGATTGGGAGTTAAGGTTTGGTGATTTTAGTTCTTCAAAAGGGTTCAAACAAGTTTCCGTTTCGTTGAAATTTGAGCGTAATGAGGAAGACGATAAGACATGGATCCATTTTTATCACGATTCTTGGTTTTTAGGGAAATGGAATTGTACTGAATGGAGCCCCCAGTTCAAGCAAGTGATAGAATGTTGTGAAGTGAAAGCGAAGGAAGTAGAGACATGGCATGAGCTTGTTCGGGCTGctgaagaacaagagaaaCAGGAATCACTTGCGAAGAAAAGtaggaagaagagaagaaaagtgACCCCTCGTGATCCAACCTCCTACCGTTACAAAGATCTCAAATTACATCCGCTAGTAATGTTAATTGATTCATCTGGTAACTGGATGGTTaaaattcaattttctCTATTCTGCACTATCAACGATGCTAATTCTTTTGGCATGGAAACGAATAAGTTATTGGGTGATCTCtttcttgagaaagatCCGCAGTACATTTGCAATGGTGGAGAGTTTGCACCAGGCCGAGCTAAGGAACCTTTTGATTCCTTAGTGGTTAGTTACTCAAAGAAGGCGTTGCGGAAAGATGTTGTTATTGCGGTGCCAAAAGCTCTTGACGTGACATTGATGCCATTTCAAATGGAATCGATAGATTGGATGCTAAGGAAAGAGGGGTTTTACGATGAACCCTTAGAAAGAATCACAACAAGAGAACAACTCATGTTTTTCTTAAATGAGCATATCTCGTATGGCTATGAATATATGCCCATTAATGATAGTTTTTGGAATAAGCTTACTGGTTACATTCTGCCAATGGAGGAGGCATGGAAAATATATGAGGAATGGTTCTCTGACCCTTCCAGTGGGAAAAAGGCTAGAGGTGTACTTGCTGATGAGATGGGTCTAGGGAAAACTATCGAAATTCTGACTTTGATCTCTACTAATGTACGGAATCTATCAAATGAGTCAAGCAGTTTCGTTTCTCcaataaatgaaaaagaGGTTAGAAGAGTTAAAACGAACCTAATTGTCTGTCCAGAAAGTATCTTGCAACAATGGATTGACGAAATTGATCTGcatatcaacaaaaaagtGTCGGACTTCAAAGTGTTTCATTATGAGGGCTTCGAAAAGacaagaaataaattcAACACTGATTCACCGGCAGAAATAGTAGAATTGATGTCTCAATACGATGTTGTGATATGTTCATACTATACGATGTCTGCAGAAGTTCACTATGCTGAGTTTAGCAAAATACAAAGACCTAGTAGAGACTCTACTAGACGATACGATTACACTTCTCCATTATCTATTATGGAATTCCATAGGGTCATTTTGGATGAGGCACAGCTACTTGGAGGCGGTATGACCAATGCCTCACGCTGTACAAGTCTAATCCACAGGGTTCATACTTGGGGGGTGTCAGGTACCCCTGTGGAGTGGTATTTCCATATTCgtgatatttttgtttacCTACAGATCCATCCATTCCAGGTTTTAGACCAGAATGTGGTTAACGCTGTCTGCACTTCCAATGCCTTTCATCGTGCCAACTATGCAGAAAATCCTGAAAACTACACTCACCTCGGCCATGTAATTCCTGATGAAAATTGGAATGGTGTCCGAGGATGTAAGTTTGAACCTGAAGAGATTATGGATATCTTTCCTAAGTTCAACCTAGCTATAAGACATCGAAAGAAAGATGTccaagatcaaatcaagaTTCCTCCGCAAATTAATTACATGGTTCCCGTTGAATTCAACCCTATTGAACAAGACAATTATGCACATATGTGGAATTCATTTTTGGCAGATTCAGGATACGATCCTAGAGGAAACGGAGCAGTAAATATTGATCGGATGGAACTTTCTAGATGGCTCAATAGGCTTAGGATGATTTGCTGTCACGCATCACTACTAAAGGATGACATTTCTGATTTTAATTATCATCCATGGAGAGAAAATGATGAGCTCAAGGACATGGATGCAATCTTAGCTACGATGAAGGATGAAGTACTGGATAGAATCCACACCTTACAAAGGGAAAACTACTCTTTGCAACTTGAATCCGGCCAGGTGAAGATGGAAATTGATGAGgattttgaagatgctGCCAATATTTTCCAGAAGAACATCAAGGATATAACTGATGATTTAAAGAATGTTTATGGCATacatgatttcttgaaactTAATAATGAAAACTCTTCCATGAGCTCTGTAAAGGACGCGAATAATATTCGTCTATTGTTACAATCCTTACACCAAgcatatttctttttggcAACGTCATATTATCAACTTGGCTCTAAGAAGTTGGAAGACATAGATGCTGAAAATGAAGCTGAAGTTAACAAGGTGAGCTCGCCcaaaaagaacaataatacaaataacaacaagaacaagaacaagaaaaatccagccaaagaaaatgacCCAAAACAGTATAGTGATATATTCACAGTGGACCAGCTGGCTACAATTAACAAGTTCCAAGAGCTGGAAAAAGAGAACTATGAAATTGCTGAAAAACTAAGAAGGGAAATGTTGCACGAACGAATCTTTGATGTTGACGCTGAGATTAACAAGGTCCGTGATTGGTTAATGAACAAAAAGGTGGTCCGCAAAATGCTTCTTGATTCTATTGTATCAAACAAAAGCAATTTTGGTAATGTTCTTGGTGAAACCTTAGGATTCcgaaaaatatcaacactTTTCCACATCTTGAATCAGCAAAGCAAACAGTTTAACAGACTGATAAAGGATTTAGAAGTGATGTCATATAACACTATCGTAAAGGATTACgaaaatgttgaagatgCTGAAAAGTCGAAGGAGTATGAGAAATCCGTCGACGAACAAGATAAGGTGTTTTCTCTGCTAGATGTATTAGAGAGACTCTTGAAGAATCGTGACGATGCAGTTGCCAGTGAAACTTCACTAGAACCCTTTAAGCCAGAAGTTGCGATTGCAGAAGTTGATTCCAAGTTTCATGAAGAGTTATTGAAGAGCATAGTATTTTGCGATGGCTCGTCGTTAAAAATGTTATTAAATGAAGCAGAAAACGACAAGCCTATGAAAAATTATCTATCTTCGAGTAAGCTTGCTCATCACAACATACAAGAGTTCATCAATTGTTATGAAATGGAGATCACCAGAGTGATGAGAGAAAACCAAGAATTACGGaacattttgaaaaagttTAATGATATCTATAATGCCAAGACCAATTATTACAGTTATTTGCAAAGAATTTCTGACTCCTTGGTGCCTCTATCGGAACTAAATGCTACTACGAGAaataatatcatcaagaaaGTGACTAGGGGCCACGATTATGACGACAATTGCAAAGTAATAAACAATTTAGAATCCAGGGTAAGATATTTGGACACTTTAGGTCAGTTGAAGACTGCTATCGCCAACGGTGAAAATATCTCTTGTGCAGTTTGTTATTCCGACATTTACACTGGTTCTATCTTGAAATGTGGACATTTCTTCTGTAAGGACTGTGTTACTCACTGGTTTAAAAAGAACACTTCATGTCCAATGTGCAAAAACAGAATGTCAAGTTCCGAAGTGTATCACTTCAAGTTCcgtgaagaagaattgaaggaagaagatgatactGATAACCCAGAGCAAGTGACGAAGGACGACGATCAAACTAATTCCAGCAGTGATGGGAACGACACCACACATGAGGAGGATACCGAGGCTGTAATTACTAGGAAATATACTAAATTCCCACGTTTAACAGAAGTTGATAAGGTAATGTTGGATAACACATGGGGTGCCAAGGTAGACCaagtgatgaaattgatattgtATATAAAACAGCAACATTTGGAGAAAGAACCGCATAAGAAGAACCCTCAAATCGTGATTTTTTCCTCGCACTCTGCATTTTTGAGTATTCTCTCCACACTATTGACCGCTCATAACGTGACTCACGCAAGGCCACTGAGAAACACCAAATTTGCTAAAGCTGTTGATACCTTCAGAAAAGACCCCAACTGCACATGTTTGCTATTGAATGTACACAGTCAGTCCACAGGATTAACGTTGGTGAATGCAAGacatttgattcttttggAACCAATAATGGATTCATCGACAGAAGCTCAAGCTATTTCCCGTATCCATCGTATTGGTCAAAAAGACGTTACTTACGTATGGAATTTCATGGTAAGAAATACTGTCGAAGAGAGTATAATGAAGTACAAAGCCGTACTTGAggggaagaagaagaaaaagacgGAAGAGTTACGCGCATCGGGATCCAAGATATCTGTAGAAGAAGCAGAACAGGAAATAGAGAGGAACTTCTCAATGGATAATATAACTGAAGACGATTCTGAAGGAAAGACTCATCTCTGGCATTGTTTATTCGAAAATTGTATATAA
- a CDS encoding uncharacterized protein (highly similar to uniprot|P16521 Saccharomyces cerevisiae YLR249W YEF3 stimulates the binding of aminoacyl-tRNA (AA-tRNA) to ribosomes by releasing EF-1 alpha from the ribosomal complex contains two ABC cassettes and binds and hydrolyses ATP EF-3 (translational elongation factor 3)), with product MSDSAQSVKVLNELFEKLTVATADNRSAIANEVASFLNGNIIEHDVPEEFFANLSKAIKDKKTAANVLEAVAHIASESGLSPSVEPFIVNLVPSICDKAGDKDKEIQVLASDALLAIAKAINPAAIKAFLPLLTSALDSTSKWQEKVSILAVISVLVDTAKEQLGLRMPELIPALSEAMWDTKKEVKQAATATITKATETVENKDIERFIPKLIECIADPSEVPETVHLLGATTFVAEVTPATLSIMVPLLNRGLAERETSIKRKAAVIIDNMCKLVEDPQVVAPFLEKLLPGLKNNFATIADPEAREVTLRGLKTLRRVGNVGADDVLPEVSHAGDIATTRSVLDELLKDQKVASRFDPVLIYIAAIAADLIDERIIDQQAWFTHITPYFTIFAHERTAKEIIDEFRKRAVDNIPVGPNFDDEEDEGEDLCNCEFSLAYGAKILLNKTQLRLKRARRYGLCGPNGAGKSTLMRAIANGQVDGFPTQEECRTVYVEHDIDGTQADTSVVDFVFSGNVGTKDVITDKLREFGFSDEMIAMPIASLSGGWKMKLALARAVLKNADILLLDEPTNHLDTVNVNWLVEYLNTCGITSIIVSHDSGFLDKVCQYIIHYEGLKLRKYKGNLSEFVKKCPTAKSYYELGASELEFRFPEPGYLEGVKTKQKAIVKVSNMTFQYPGTAKPQISDISFQCSLSSRIAVIGPNGAGKSTLINVLTGELLPTVGEVYTHENCRIAYIKQHAFAHIESHLDKTPSEYIQWRFQTGEDRETMDRANRVINEDDAEAMNKIFKIDGTPRRIAGIHARRKFKNTYEYECSFLLGENIGMKSERWVPMMSVDNAWLPRGELVESHSKMVAEVDMKEALASGQFRPLTRKEIEEHCAMLGLDAELVSHSRIRGLSGGQKVKLVLAACTWQRPHLIVLDEPTNYLDRDSLGALSKALKAFEGGVIIITHSAEFTKNLTEEVWAVKDGRMTPSGHNWVTGQGSGPRIEKKEDEEDKFDAMGNKIASAKKKTKLSSAELRKKKKERMKKKKELGDAYVSSDDEF from the coding sequence ATGTCTGACTCTGCACAATCCGTCAAGGTTCTAAACGAACTATTCGAGAAGTTGACAGTTGCCACTGCTGACAACAGATCTGCTATTGCCAATGAAGTTGCATCATTCTTGAACGGTAACATCATCGAACATGATGTTCCAgaagaattctttgctAACTTGAGCAAGGCCATCAAGGACAAGAAGACTGCTGCTAACGTTTTGGAAGCTGTTGCTCACATTGCCTCTGAATCTGGTTTGTCTCCATCTGTTGAACCATTCATTGTTAACTTGGTCCCAAGCATCTGTGACAAGGCTGGTGACAAGGACAAGGAAATCCAAGTTTTGGCTTCCGATGCTTTGTTGGCTATTGCTAAGGCCATCAACCCAGCTGCCATCAAGGCTTTCTTGCCATTGTTGACTTCTGCTTTGGATTCTACTTCCAAATGGCAAGAAAAGGTTTCTATCTTGGCTGTTATCTCCGTTTTGGTTGACACTGCTAAGGAGCAACTTGGTTTGAGAATGCCTGAATTGATCCCAGCTTTGTCTGAAGCTATGTGGGATACTAAGAAGGAAGTCAAGCAAGCTGCTACCGCTACTATCACCAAGGCTACTGAAACCGTCGAAAACAAGGATATTGAACGTTTCATTCCAAAGTTGATCGAATGTATCGCTGATCCAAGTGAAGTTCCAGAAACCGTCCACTTGTTGGGTGCCACCACTTTCGTTGCTGAAGTTACCCCAGCTACTTTGTCCATCATGGTTCCATTGTTGAACAGAGGTTTGGCTGAAAGAGAAACTTCCATCAAGCGTAAGGCTGCTGTTATCATTGATAACATGTGTAAGTTGGTCGAAGACCCACAAGTCGTTGCTCCattcttggaaaaattgttgccaggtttgaagaacaacttCGCCACCATTGCTGACCCAGAAGCTCGTGAAGTTACTTTGAGAGGTTTGAAGACCTTGAGAAGAGTCGGTAACGTCGGTGCCGACGATGTCTTGCCAGAAGTTTCCCACGCTGGTGACATTGCTACTACCAGATCCGTTCTAGACGAATTGTTGAAGGACCAAAAGGTTGCTTCCAGATTCGACCCAGTCTTGATCTACATTGCTGCCATTGCTGctgatttgattgatgaaAGAATCATCGATCAACAAGCTTGGTTCACTCACATCACTCCTTACTTCACTATCTTCGCTCACGAAAGAACTGCTAAGGAAATCATCGACGAATTCAGAAAGAGAGCCGTCGACAACATCCCAGTTGGTCCAAACTTCgacgacgaagaagatgaaggtGAAGACTTGTGTAACTGTGAATTCTCCTTGGCTTATGGTGCTAAGATCTTGTTGAACAAGACTCAATTGAGATTGAAGAGAGCTAGAAGATACGGTTTGTGTGGTCCTAACGGTGCTGGTAAGTCTACTTTGATGAGAGCTATCGCCAACGGTCAAGTTGACGGTTTCCCAACTCAAGAAGAATGTAGAACCGTTTACGTCGAGCACGATATCGATGGTACTCAAGCTGACACCTCCGTTGTTGACTTCGTCTTCAGCGGTAACGTCGGTACCAAGGATGTTATCACTGACAAGTTGAGAGAATTCGGTTTCTCCGATGAAATGATTGCTATGCCAATTGCTTCCCTATCTGGTGgttggaagatgaagttgGCTTTGGCTAGAGCTGTGTTGAAGAACGCTGATATCTTGTTGTTGGATGAACCAACTAACCATTTGGATACCGTCAACGTTAACTGGTTGGTTGAATACTTGAACACCTGTGGTATCACTTCCATCATTGTTTCCCACGACTCCGGTTTCTTGGACAAGGTCTGTCAATACATTATCCATTACGAAGGTTTGAAGTTGAGAAAGTACAAGGGTAACTTGTCCGAATTCGTCAAGAAGTGCCCAACTGCTAAGTCTTACTACGAATTGGGTGCCTCTGAATTAGAATTCAGATTCCCAGAACCAGGTTACTTGGAAGGTGTTAAGACCAAGCAAAAGGCTATCGTCAAGGTTTCTAACATGACTTTCCAATACCCAGGTACTGCTAAGCCACAAATCTCTgacatttctttccaatgtTCTTTGTCCTCAAGAATTGCTGTCATTGGTCCAAATGGTGCTGGTAAGTCCACTTTGATTAACGTCTTGACCGGTGAACTGTTGCCAACTGTCGGTGAAGTTTACACTCACGAGAACTGTCGTATCGCTTACATTAAGCAACACGCTTTCGCCCATATCGAATCCCACTTGGACAAGACTCCATCCGAATATATCCAATGGAGATTCCAAACTGGTGAAGATAGAGAAACCATGGACAGAGCTAACAGAGTTATCAACGAAGATGATGCTGAAGCTATGAAcaagatcttcaagatcGACGGTActccaagaagaattgcTGGTATCCACGCTAGAAGAAAGTTCAAGAACACCTACGAATACGAATGTTCCTTCTTGTTAGGTGAAAACATCGGTATGAAGTCTGAAAGATGGGTTCCAATGATGTCTGTTGACAACGCTTGGTTGCCAAGAGGTGAGTTGGTCGAATCTCACTCTAAGATGGTTGCTGAAGTTGATATGAAGGAAGCTTTGGCTTCTGGTCAATTCAGACCTTTGACTAGAAAGGAAATCGAAGAGCACTGTGCCATGTTGGGTCTAGATGCTGAATTGGTTTCTCACTCCAGAATCAGAGGTTTGTCCGGTGGTCAAAAGGTTAAGTTGGTCTTGGCTGCTTGTACCTGGCAAAGACCCCACTTGATCGTCTTGGATGAACCTACCAACTATTTGGACAGAGACTCTCTAGGTGCTTTGTCCAAGGCTTTGAAGGCTTTCGAAGGTGGTGTTATCATCATTACTCACTCTGCTGAATTCACCAAGAATTTGACTGAAGAAGTCTGGGCTGTCAAGGATGGTAGAATGACTCCATCTGGTCATAACTGGGTTACCGGTCAAGGTTCCGGTCCAAGAATcgaaaagaaggaagatgaagaagacaagTTCGATGCTATGGGTAACAAGATCGCTTCCGCTAAGAAGAAGACTAAGTTGTCTTCTGCggaattgagaaagaagaagaaggaaagaatgaagaagaagaaggaattAGGTGATGCTTACGTCTCTTCTGACGATGAATTCTAA
- the RCK2 gene encoding serine/threonine protein kinase RCK2 (some similarities with uniprot|P38623 Saccharomyces cerevisiae YLR248W RCK2 Protein kinase involved in the response to oxidative stress identified as suppressor of S. pombe cell cycle checkpoint mutations), producing the protein MFKLKNMFKRKTPPPPVAPEKPGHRSSSGDSTTLEISFQKQLNVSERGANGDGSVRVIDREAGSTSSNSEEPSSHHVQIVQGKDGTSQEENTYDESSDATTTPQEEPEDVFPEQTELKDYTLIQKIGEGAFSKVYRGIPSTSNCSNGASSVIAQQYKEVAIKVIIKQQLPNTNKKGDEKNGKTSTAEQVLKEIAIHKIVSSGENIVSFIDFQESEKYYYIIQELLAGGEIFGEIVKYTYFSEDLSRHVIRQLANAVKYMHQLGIVHRDIKPENLLFEPIDFIPNPKPKLRSSDDPSTKLDEGVFRPGIGGGGIGVVKLADFGLSKQIYQTNTKTPCGTVGYTAPEVVKDERYSMQVDMWGVGCVLYTVLCGFPPFFDEKIDVLTEKISRGEYTFLRPWWDQISDGAKNCVRKLLEVDPAKRYTSEQLLQDPWLNSYDCLPSADHSNAPSTGEKRRHSHKHSRKAYKKNASLLYSPAAVAMRDAFDVSNAVQRIEDDKRMTPGPKNNYNNNNLGVLAEDAEAEIQYREPFTLKLDSSSIIKRRRNNV; encoded by the coding sequence atgttcaaGCTGAAGAATATGTTCAAAAGGAAGACTCCTCCGCCTCCTGTAGCACCAGAGAAACCCGGACATCGAAGTTCCAGTGGTGATTCTACTACTTTGGAGATCTCTTTCcagaaacaattgaacGTCTCTGAAAGGGGTGCTAATGGCGATGGTTCTGTCAGAGTGATTGATCGTGAGGCTGGATCCACTAGCAGTAATTCGGAGGAGCCAAGTTCGCATCATGTACAAATAGTACAGGGGAAAGATGGCACCAGTCAAGAAGAGAATACATATGATGAGAGTTCGGATGCGACGACAACGCCGCAAGAGGAGCCAGAAGATGTGTTTCCAGAGCAAACAGAGTTGAAGGATTACACgttgattcaaaagatcGGTGAGGGAGCGTTCTCCAAGGTATACCGTGGTATTCCCTCGACTTCCAATTGTTCGAACGGAGCGTCTAGCGTGATTGCTCAGCAGTACAAGGAGGTTGCCATCAAAGTAATTATCAAACAGCAGTTACCTAATACCAATAAGAAGGGcgatgaaaagaatggtAAGACTTCGACTGCGGAGCAAGTGTTGAAGGAAATTGCTATTCATAAGATAGTTTCGTCTGGCGAGAACATAGTTTCCTTTATCGATTTTCAGGAATCGGAAAAATATTACTACATCATTCAAGAGTTATTAGCCGGTGGTGAGATCTTTGGGGAGATTGTGAAATATACTTATTTCAGCGAGGATCTCTCACGTCACGTTATCAGACAGCTGGCTAATGCTGTGAAATATATGCATCAGTTAGGGATTGTACATCGTGATATCAAACCAGAGAATCTATTATTTGAACCAATCGATTTCATTCCAAACCCAAAGCCAAAACTAAGGAGTTCTGATGATCCGTCCACCAAGCTAGATGAAGGTGTCTTTAGACCTGGAAtcggtggtggtggtatcGGAGTGGTAAAACTTGCCGACTTTGGGTTGTCCAAACAAATCTATCAAACTAATACAAAGACCCCTTGCGGGACTGTAGGATACACTGCACCGGAGGTGGTAAAAGATGAACGTTACTCGATGCAAGTAGACATGTGGGGCGTGGGATGTGTGCTATACACGGTGCTTTGTGGATTCCCTCcattctttgatgaaaaaattgatgtTTTAACGGAAAAAATATCTAGAGGTGAATACACTTTCCTAAGACCATGGTGGGACCAAATCAGTGACGGAGCCAAGAACTGCGTAAGGAAATTGCTAGAAGTCGACCCGGCTAAACGTTACACATCAGAACAATTATTACAAGATCCGTGGTTGAATTCGTACGATTGTCTTCCATCGGCTGACCATTCCAATGCACCATCGACTGGTGAAAAGAGGAGACATTCGCACAAGCATTCAAGAAAGGCATACAAGAAAAACGCATCATTATTATACTCACCTGCTGCCGTTGCAATGCGTGACGCATTTGACGTTTCAAATGCTGTTCAACGTatagaagatgataaaagaaTGACGCCTGGGCCTAAGAATAActacaacaacaacaatttgGGCGTACTAGCGGAAGATGCAGAGGCAGAAATCCAATATAGAGAACCGTttactttgaaattggaCAGCAGTTCAATCATAAAACGTCGTCGTAACAACGTGTAG